The sequence ATCGCCCTCTTCATCCCCTGCTTCATCGACACCTTCTTCCCCGACGTCGCCATCGCCACGCTCGAACTGCTCGAGCGGCTGGGCTGCCGGGTCGACTACCCGCCCGACCAGACCTGCTGCGGCCAGCCGCTGGGCAACAGCGGCTGCCATGACGAAGCGCGCGCCTGCGAGACGCTGTTCGTGCAGAACTTCGCCGGCTACGACTACATCGTGGCGCCTTCGGGCAGCTGCGTGCACCACGTGCGCGACCACCTGAGCGCGGCGCCCGACGACGACGTCACCCGCCAGGTCCGCGACCGCACCTACGAGCTGGTCGAGTTCCTGCACGACGTGCTCGGCGTGCGCAACTTCCCCTGGGCCGAGTTCCCGCACCGCGTCGGCCTGCACAACAGCTGCGGCACGCTGCGCCGGCTCGGCCACGCCAGCGCCAGCGAGCTGAACGGCCCGGCCTTCTCCAAGCCGCTGGCGCTGCTGGCCGGCGTCAAGGGCATCGAATTCGCCACGCCGAGCCGGCCCGACGAATGCTGCGGCTTCGGCGGCACCTTCTGCATCACCGAGGAGCCGGTCTCGGCGCGCATGGGCTACGACAAGGTGCGCGACCACAGCGCGGCCGGCGCGAGCTACGTGGTGTCGGCCGACATGTCCTGCCTGATGCACCAGCGCGGCTGCGCCGAGCGGCTGGGCCTGCCGCTGCGCTTCATCCACATCGCCCAGATCCTCAACGGAGCGCGCGCATGAGCCGCCGCGTCGACCACGCCAAGGCCTCGCGCGCCTTCATCGGCGACGAGCCGCACATCCGCTTCCACGACAAGCGGCTGTGGGGCCTGCGCGAATTGCGCGACCAGGCCGCCCACGGCATCGCCGAATGGGAGCAGCTGCGCGCGCTGGCCTCGCAGATCAAGGAACACACGCTGGGCAATCTGGCCGGCTACCTCGAGCAGTTCGACCGCACGGCGCGCGCCAACGGCGTGGTGGTGCACTGGGCGGCCGACGCGGCCGAGCACAACCGCATCGTCCACGACCTCCTGGCCGAGCGCGGCGTCGACCTGCTGGTCAAGAGCAAGTCGATGCTGACCGAGGAATGCGAGATGCGGCCCTACCTCGAGGCGCGCGGGATCGAGGTGGTCGAGACCGACCTGGGCGAGCGCATCCAGCAGCTCGACGGCGAGATGCCCAGCCATATCGTGGTGCCGGCCGTGCACAAGCTGGCCGCCGACGTGGCCGAGGTGTTCGCCGACAGCATCGGCACCGACCGCGCCAACGCCGATCCGCACTACCTGGCCGAGGGCATGCGGCAGGACACCCGGCCCTACTTCCTGCGCGCCGGCGCCGGCATGACCGGCTGCAACTTCGCGGTGGCCGAGACCGGCACCGTGGTGGTCTGCACCAACGAGGGCAATGCCGACCTGAGCGCCAACCTGCCGCCCATCCACATCGCCAGCATCGGCATCGAGAAGCTGATCCCGCGCCTGAGCGACCTCGCGGTGTTCGTCCGCATGCTGTCGCGCAGCGCGCTCGGTTCGCCGATCACCCAGTACACCTCGCACTTCCGCGCCCCGCGCGAGGGCGGCGAGCTGCACTACGTGCTGGTCGACAACGGCCGCAGCGCGCGGCTGGCGATGGACGACTTCTGGTATTCGCTCAAGTGCATCCGCTGCGGCGCCTGCATGAACACCTGCCCGGTCTACCGCCGCAGCGGCGGGCTCAGCTACGGCGGCGTCTACGCCGGCCCGATCGGCGCCATCATCAATCCGACCTTCGACCTGAAGAAGTACAGCGCCCTGCCCTTCGCCAGCACGCTCAACGGCAGTTGCAGCAACGTCTGCCCGGTCAAGATCAACATCCACGAGCAGATCTACAAGTGGCGCCAGATCGTCGCCGCGCAGGGCCACGTCGGCTTCGTCAAACGCGAGTCGATGAAGCTGGCCGGCGCGGTGCTTGGCGATCCGCGCCGCTACCGCAAGCTGTCGGAGACCACCGGCCGCGCCATCGCCGGGCTGCCGCGCGCCTTCCTCTACAACCCGTTCAACGCCTGGGGCAAGCAGCGCGAGCTGCCGGCGGCGCCGAAGCAGACCTTCCACCAGTGGTATGCCGCCAACCGCCCCAGCGAGCGGGTCAAGCCGACCGTGCCGTGCATGGCCGAGCCCGCCGCCGAGCCGCCGCAGGACCAAGGAGAGACCCGATGAGCAGCCGCGTCGCCATGCTGGCCACCCTGCGCGCGCATGCACGCGCCGCCGTGCCGCTGCCCGAGGTGCCGCTGTTCGACCTGGGGCTGCCCGAACGGCTGCCGCAGTTCGTCGCCATGCTGGAGAAGATGGGCGGCCGCTGGATCGGCGACCCTGCCGCCGAGGCGACCGGCGACGATCTCGACGCGCTGCTGCGGCGGCGCTTTCCCGATGCGCTCGCCTTCTGCTCGGCGGTGCCCGAGGTGCGCGGCACCGTGCGCATCGAGGCGATCGGCGACGCGCGCACGCTGGCCGGCATCGACGTCGGCGTGGTGCGCGCCGGCTTCGCGGTGGCCGAGACCGGCTCGGTCTGGCTGTCCGAGGCGCAATACCGGCTCAATCCGCTCGGCTACCTGCCGCAGCACCTGGTGGTGCTGCTCGACCCGGCCGAGATCGTGCCCAACCTGCACCACGCCTATGCCCGGCCGGAATGGCGCGAGGCGCGCTATGCCGTGCTGACGAGCGGGCCGTCGGCCACGGCCGACATCGAGGGCGTGCTGATCCGCGGCGCGCAGGGGGTGCGCAGCCTGACGGTGATCGCACTGGGCCGGGCGAGCGGGCCGGCCGAGGCGTAGAAGACCCTTTCGCCAGGGAGCCGAGGTATTCGAGACCCAAAAAAGGCGGCACGCCGAAGCGTGCCGCGAACTCTCCATTTGAAGAGAGGAGTGAAGCTGGAGGCTGCCGGTCGTGATCGCCCGGCTAGCCGATGATTTTGAATATATTCATGTTAACGATTACAGTGAAAATTTTCCAGCCACAATATCTTTCCAAATATTTCCTTTTACTATCGTATCGCAAGAATAGCGCCCGGTGTCGTCGGCATCCAGTCCTCCACCCGGTGTAAATCCTGCCGTCCCCGATGCAAGAATGACCGCCGCCATCGGCCCGATCTCCGTCCCACGCGGCCCGGCGGCGGGCACGCCGCTTGCGCATGAGCGGGCAGGACCGTCGCAATCGCACGGCCCCTCCCCGTCCAAGCCAAGGAGATTCCGATCATGCTCAACACCCCGGCCATTCCCCCCGGCGGCGCCGCCATCAGCGGCTCGGCCGAATCGCTCAACCAGAATCCCGGCCCCGGCCCCTTCCTGATGCTGGCCGACACGCTGACCGGCAACGACGTGGTCAATCCGGCCGGCGACAAGCTCGGCGACATCAAGGGCATCATGCTCGATGTCCAGCGCGGCCGGATCGCCTACGCGGTGCTGTCGTTCGGCGGCCTGCTCGGCCTGGGCGACAAGCTGTTCGCCCTGCCCTGGTCGGCGCTGCTGCTCGATACCGACCGCAAGTGCTTCGTGCTCGACGCCGACAAGGAACGGTTGGAGAAGGCCAACGGCTTCGACAAGGACCACTGGCCGAGCATGGCCGATCCGCGCTGGGCCAGCGACCTTCACCTGTACTACGGCCGCCGTCCCTATTGGGAATGAGCCTGCGCGGTGCGCGCCGCGGCTTCGCGGCGCGCACCGCGTCGGATCGAGGCAAAGAGAAACGGACCGCACGATCGCGGTCCGCTTGCTTTCGATCCGTCTTTCGATCGTTCGCCACGCTGGCGAACGCCGCTCACATGCCCAGGTGCTCGGCCCCGGCCGGCGGCTGCGGCGACGCATCGGGCTGCCCCAGCGCCAGGTGATGCGCATGGGCGCAGTGATCGCAGCAGTAGCAATCGTTGCCCTCGCCGGCCACGCCATGGCCGAGGATGCGACAGCCGCAATGGGCGCAGGCCGGCGCCATGGCGAAGATCGCGCATTCGAAGCTGTCGAACAGATGGCGCGCACCGTCGCGCTCGACGATGAAGCCCGACCGCGTCGGGGCTCCGCATTGTTCACACTTGTCCATCTCGTCTCCTTTCGGGAAATCCGCCGGAACGGCGGACGCGGGCAGCGGATCGGCCGCCCGCGCCCGGCCGCGGGAGCGGGATCAGCGATGCATCACGCTGCCGCCGCGGACCTCGACCCGGTCGCCGGCGGCGAAGCTGCCGTCGTCCTGGGTGACGGTCTGGTAGCGGCCGTCGTCCATGCGGATCGACAAGCGATAGGACACGCGGTTTGCGTTGTTGCGGTCCTGGACCTTGTCGCCGACGTAGGCGCCGCCGACCGCGCCGGCGATGGTCGCGGCGGTGTTGCCGTGCCCCTTGCCGACCTGGTGGCCCAGCAGGCCGCCGATCACGCCGCCGACCACCGCGCCGGCGCCGACGCCGTCGGTGCGCTTCTCGACCACGGTGACCGACTCGACCGTGCCGTAGCGCTCGGCGTAGGAGACGCGCGAGGGCATGTCGGAGCGGGGCGGCGTGCTGCTGCAGCCGGGCGCGGCCATCAGGGCGGCGGCCAGCGGAAGGGCGATCCAGAGGGATTGCATGGCGGTCTCCTTGCGAGGGTGGATGCGGCAAGGCGTGCAGATTCCGTGCCCTGTCGCAAAAAGGCCGCCGTTTCGCGCCGGATCGCCGGTCCATCCAGGCTGCGGCGGGGCCATCGCGAAGCAGGATCGGAAGGCCTGCCCGCGCGCCGGTCGCCATGTAAGTTTTTCAGCGCGCCGGTAAAAGCTGCATCCCGCCTTGCCCCGTCCGGGCGACGGGTTCCAGGCCTGGCGCGGCCCGGCGGGCTGGCCCCGGAATTGCTGAGTGACCGGCGCCCCCTCATCCCGCCGGAGTCCCCGCCATGCTCTTCCAATCCAGCCCTGCCCCATCCTCGCCCTGCGCGCTGCTGCACGCAGACGGCGGCCGTGCGCCGGCCCAGCCCGATGCGGCCCGGCCGGACGATGCCGAACGTACCCTGCGCCCGCGCGGAGCCCGCCCCGGCGAACCGGCCGCGGTGCTGCTGCATGCCGTGCTGCGGATGGAAGCGGCCGGCGTGGAACCGTCGTACGAGCCCAGCCGCCCTGCGCGCGCGGCGATCGACGGCGAAGCCCGCCGCACCGACGACGCCGAATGGCGCTGGCGCGAGGCGCAGTGCGGCCAGGAGAAGGCCGGCGGGTCGAGTTATCTGCTGATGTAGGCGTTGGCGCCTGGCGCGCGTGTCGGCGCCGCGCTTGCCTCATTTGCGCAGGAGCGGCTTCAGCCGCGAATGGCCGAGTTTTCATGGGCCATTCGCGGCTGAAGCCGTTCCTGCAAGGTCTCGGATTTGTCGTAGGCGGGGCTTCAGCCCGACAGCGCCATGCATTGCGGCCGCTGCCGGGCTGAAGTCCGGCCTACTTGCCCTTCCCCGTTCCCTTGCCCTTCGCCGGCGCCTTCGCCCCGCGCTCGGCCGAGCGCTGCAGCAGCGCCGCGCAATTGCTGTCCTCGGCGCCGCCGAGCTCCACCAGCGGCAGGATCGCCAGCGGCCCCGCCACGCTGCCCAGCAGCGCGGCCAGGCCGGTCCGGCCCGCCGCCTGGCCCAGCGACGGCCGCACGTCCGGGTCGGCCAGCGTGCCCTTGATCAGGATCGGCCCGCGCAGCGCCACCAGGCTGACGTCCTTCGGATCGGCCACCAGCTTGAGGTCGAGCGCCTCGTTGCGCAGGTCGACGCCGCCCTCGCCGGTAATCACCTGCTTCTCGGTGTCGATCAGCAGCGTACGCACCTTCATCCGGCCGTCGTCGGCCGCCAGGTCGGCCACCGCGCAGCGGATCGGCACCGGCTTGTCGCCGGTCAGCAGGACCACCAGCGTATTGGTCACGTCGAGGTTGGCCAGCCGCAGCAGGAGCTTGCTGATCTCGCCGCCCTTCATCGCCAGCGCCGCATCGCCGCTGGCGCTGCCGAGCATGGCCGCGACCGAATTGCCGCGCGCGGCGAGCTTGACCCGTCCGCCGATCAGCCCGCTGCTGGCCTTGCGCAACTGCAGCTGCGGGAACAGCCGCTGCAGCTGCAGCCGCTGTACTTCGATCCGGGCCTGGGTCGCGATCGGCGTGCTGCGCGCGTCCATGGCGATATTGGCCGACAACTGGCCGCCGGCCATGCCGAACTTGAGCGGCTCGAGCCGCAGTTGGCCGTCGCGGATCGCCATGAAGGCGTCGAGATCCTCGAACAGCCAGTCGGCGGTGGTGATGTGCTGGCCGCGCAGCCGTGCCTCGACGTTGGCGGCATTGAGCTTGTCGAGCCGGAACTCGGCGTGCGGCAGCACCTTGCCCGACGGCTGCGGCGTCTTGTCGCCGTCGGCCTTGCGGCCGCCGATGAAACCGGCCAGGTCGGCCAGGTCGAGCCGCTGCGAGCGCAGGTCGGCCTCGATGAATTGCGGCTTCTTGCCGCGGTCGACGCTGAAGTCGCCGCCCAGGTCGCTGGCGCCGACGCGGCCGCTGAAGCGGCGCAGGCTCCACACCGCCGCCGAATGCTGCAGGTGGCCGCGCAACTGGTAGGGCCGCGTCGGCGGCAGCGGCAGGCCGAGGATGCGGTAGAGCTCGTCCATGCTGGCGCCGGCCAGGCTGAAATCGACCGACAGCCCGGCCAGCCGCAGCGGATCGGTGACGGTGCCGGACGCCTCGAAGCGGGTCTTGCCGATCTTGCCGCCGCCGGCCAGCGGATAGGGCCGGCCCGGATCGCGCAGGCTCAGCAGCGGCCCGCCGCGCAGCGAGACGCCGGCGTCGAGCTTGCGGTACCGGCCCGCCAGCGTGGCCGCCAGCGGCAGCTTGCCGCCCTGCCCCGGCGTCAGCGACAGGTCGGCCTGCAGCGCGGTGCCGGCCTGCGGATCGAGGAAGCGCAGCCGGCCCTGCCGCACCGCCATCTGGCCGATCACCAGCGGCCAGCCGCCGGCCTCGCCGCGCTCGAACAGCCAGTTGTTGCTGCCGTCGGCGCGCTTCTCCAGCAGCACGTCGGCGTTCTCCAGCGTCACCTCGGGCAAGACCAGCCGGTGGCTGAACAACCGCGGCAGATCGACCACTAGCTCGAGCCGGCCGACGCGCGCCATCTCCGGCGCGCTGCCGCCCGGCGTGTTGCCGAGCACCAGCTCGCGCGCGGTGATGCGCGGCTTGAGGCCCAGCTTCACGTCGAGATCGCCGCGCATCTCGAAGCTGCGGCCGCTGGCATCGCTGACGCGGCGCTCGATCATCGGCCGCAGCCAGTTCCACTGGAACAGCCAGCAGGCGAGGCCGATCAGCGCCAGCAGCGCGACCAGCACGGCCGCCACGCGCTGGCGGCGGCTCGTGCGCCGCCTGGCCGGCGGCGGCGAAGGCGGCGGTTCGCCGGCCGCAGCGGCGGGCAGCGTGGGATCGGTTGGAGTCGGCGGCATCGTCATGGCGACCTCTCTTGGTCTTATGGATACGGGTATCGGGTCGGTCAGCGGCGCGGTCGGATCGGCTGCCGGTCCGGCACGTCGAGAATGACGCTCAGCTGGCCGCTGCCCTCGAGATAGGCGTGGCGGACGTTGGCCAGCGTCTCCTGGCCCACCTGGCGCAGCTCGGTCATCAGCTCCTCCTCGGAAATCCGCTGGCGTTCGAGATTGCGCGGGAGCAGGCGGCCGTCGCGCACCAGCTCGACGCGCTCGCCCTCGACCAGGTTCAGCCTGGGAAAGCGGTGGTCGATCAGGTCGGTCAGCAGCGCCCAGCCGAGAATGGTGCCGGCCAGGACCAGCGCCTCGGTCACCGAGTGGTATTCGCCGGCCATACCGTTCTGCACAGCGTCGGCCAGCAGCACGATGGCCAGCAGATCGCCGACGCCGAACTTGCCGAGCGCGCGGCGCGGCATCAGGCGCAGGGCGATGAACAACGCGAGGTAGACCACGCTGCCGCGGATGAAGATCTCGAGCAGCGAGCCCGAGGGGACGAACAGCGCCGACCAGTCGACTTCGATCATCGGCGGGCTCCCGTCGTTGTAAGGCTTACCGCCCGGCCGGGCGTTTTCTGCGCGGGCACGGCGACCGCGGCCGGAAGGCGGGACGAAGCGATCTGGACAGCGAGGTCGGCAATGACGGGGGACAAGGCGGGCTCCTGCGGCGCGATGACGAGGCGGCGGCCGGACCGGAACCGGCGCCATTGCCTGGATCGCGGGCACGTTGCGTGCCATGTGCGGGAGCTGAAGGCAGTTGGCGACACACGCATGCCGCCAAATCGGGGGAAAGAACTTAAGTATTCAGCACACGACGCCGCTTCAGCGCACGACGCTGATATAGCTCCTCTCCCGTGCACGGGAGAGGGGTTGGGGGCACCCGGCGTAGGGTGAGGGGCGTCCTACGAAGAGCCGCCCCTTCCAGCCCCCGGAATTACGTTCTTCCGAATTTGGACTACCGGACAGCTATAGAAACAAAGCCGAATCAAACGGACTAGAAGTTGTAAAACACCCGAATCACATTGCCATCCAAATCGCCCGCCACGAATTCATGCAGCCGCGACCACGACTTGGATTCCGGCGGATGCACGATCCGGGCGCCCTGCCCGCTCCACTTTGCATGAAGCGCATCCACGGCGTCCTTGCTGTCGAGATTGAGCCAGATCACCACCGGCGCCGGGTTGCCGAAGTATTCGCGGAAGGATTCATCGGTCACGAATACCCGGCAATGACCTTGCGAGATGCCTGCAATGCCGCCGCCGTCGCGGCCCCAATCCACCTTGAAGCCGAGTGCGTGTTCGTAGTAATCGAGCGCCCGGGCCAGGTCGGTCACCGGGATCTCGGGTACGGCGGCGGGGAAATCGTTAGTCACCAGGCCCACTCATGAACGGAACATGCAGCCGAGCAGCATTACATCGGCAGTCGCATCAAACCAGCCGGCAGGCGAAGGCCGACATCATGGCTCACCACCCACGAACACCAGCTGGCCACGGCGCTGGCGATATGCAGCGCATCAGGCAGTTTCATCCGCGTTTCCGCCCGCAGCGCGGCAGCTTGACGCAGGATCGTGCGATCGATCGGCACCAGTTCCACTTCGCCTCCGGTCAGGAAGGCGTCGTAGGCTTGGGCAATGGCGGCCTGTTCCTGCCGCAACGGCTGCACCAGCACTTCAGCCAAGGTCAGTTCACTGCTCACCAGCACGGCATCAGCGGCCACCACCGCACGCAGGACCGCTTCCACCCGCTCGTAGTATTCCGGGAAGGCTTCGATCAAGTAGATGACGACGTTGGCGTCCAAGTAGACGCGCGCGCCTTGCTCGATGCTTACCATTCGTCGCGCGCATGGCGGATCGCCGCATCGGCTTCCGCCGCGTCGGCATAGGCACCCCGGCCAGCGCCGTGATGGCGCCTCAACCGTTCCAACCGAGCACCGGCGGCTTCGTCCAATTCGGCCGCCGCTGGCGGGCTACGCCGCACGATGCGCACGGCCTCTCCTTCCAGCGAAACATCCAATGCGTCGCCGTCTTCCAGCTTCAAGGCGGCGAGCACTTCGTCCGGCAGGGTAATTCGGTGATGTTCGAGACGGACGATGGCTCCCATGGCGGGCCGGTCCTTGATCAAGTTGGGCGTGCGGCCATTGTATGCCTTCCTCTTCCCCGAACAAGCCGGACGGGGTAGGCACGTTCCCACGCATTTTCCGGCATCCGGACCATTCTTTTTTCATGCTGGACTCACTCTCGGAGTGAATTGAATCCACTCCTGCACACCCCTGCCCCGAACGCCAGTTCGACGCAAAACGTGCGGCCAGACGCTCAGCTCGCCCAGCAGAACCGCGTCAGCGCGAAGCTGAGCGCGAACAGGTAGCCGAAGGCGAAGCGATCGATCCGCAGCACTTGCTGGCCGCGCCTGGCGCGCCAGGCGCCGAGTGCGGCCATGCACAGGCCCGCGGCGACCGGCGTGGCAATCAGGTTGACCCAGCGCCACGGCGTGCCGGCCAGCATGCTGTGCGGGAACAGCGCGAGGCTGGCGCCACCCAGGAGGGCACCGACGATGGCATAACCCAGCGCGGCCAGCCAGGGGTTGGCCGGCTTGCGGTCGGGATCCGCCAGGCTTCTCAGGCCGAGCTCGAACAGCAGCTCGCCAATGATTTGAACGACGAATTCGAGCAGTAATTCGAACAGGATTTCCATCGATTCAAAGGACTCGCGTTGTGGCGGCCGAACGGTTCGGCGATGCCGGAGGTGCCGCATGTTAATCGGAACCGGTCGGACCGCCAGGCGACGCCTTTCCGCACGGGCCGCGCATGCGATGCCTTCCCCGCTCCGTCCACGTTCGCGGAGCCAAAACGGCAGCGCCCCGCCCACGGTAAGACACGATCGAATCCACGCCGCGTCCGCGACCCGATTCGCCTAGAATCACGCGCGCCGCCCGCCGGCCGCGGCGCTTGCGGCCATTCGAACAACGCCGCGGTGGCCGCAATCGCGTCCCGGCAAATCCTCATTCAAAAAGATCGATCCGAATCTCATGACATCCAGCATTTCACTGAAGCAATGGGAGGCCTTGACCGCTCCCGAGCGACAAGCCGTCCTGAGCCTGTCGGTCACCGACGAGCAGATCGAATTCGCCGGCAGCGTCGAACGATCGGTCGAGCGCTGTAACGCCGAGCCGGACGGACAAGTGGCCGGCCTGGCCATCTTCGAGTGCGACGCCATCGTGGGCTTCATGCTGCTCAAGCGCGCCACGGTCGAGCAGGCATGGGCGAACCCGTCCGACGCGCTGGTCACC is a genomic window of Chitinimonas koreensis containing:
- a CDS encoding type II toxin-antitoxin system VapC family toxin, producing the protein MDANVVIYLIEAFPEYYERVEAVLRAVVAADAVLVSSELTLAEVLVQPLRQEQAAIAQAYDAFLTGGEVELVPIDRTILRQAAALRAETRMKLPDALHIASAVASWCSWVVSHDVGLRLPAGLMRLPM
- a CDS encoding lactate utilization protein B, producing the protein MSRRVDHAKASRAFIGDEPHIRFHDKRLWGLRELRDQAAHGIAEWEQLRALASQIKEHTLGNLAGYLEQFDRTARANGVVVHWAADAAEHNRIVHDLLAERGVDLLVKSKSMLTEECEMRPYLEARGIEVVETDLGERIQQLDGEMPSHIVVPAVHKLAADVAEVFADSIGTDRANADPHYLAEGMRQDTRPYFLRAGAGMTGCNFAVAETGTVVVCTNEGNADLSANLPPIHIASIGIEKLIPRLSDLAVFVRMLSRSALGSPITQYTSHFRAPREGGELHYVLVDNGRSARLAMDDFWYSLKCIRCGACMNTCPVYRRSGGLSYGGVYAGPIGAIINPTFDLKKYSALPFASTLNGSCSNVCPVKINIHEQIYKWRQIVAAQGHVGFVKRESMKLAGAVLGDPRRYRKLSETTGRAIAGLPRAFLYNPFNAWGKQRELPAAPKQTFHQWYAANRPSERVKPTVPCMAEPAAEPPQDQGETR
- a CDS encoding AbrB/MazE/SpoVT family DNA-binding domain-containing protein, translated to MGAIVRLEHHRITLPDEVLAALKLEDGDALDVSLEGEAVRIVRRSPPAAAELDEAAGARLERLRRHHGAGRGAYADAAEADAAIRHARDEW
- a CDS encoding (Fe-S)-binding protein, encoding MRIALFIPCFIDTFFPDVAIATLELLERLGCRVDYPPDQTCCGQPLGNSGCHDEARACETLFVQNFAGYDYIVAPSGSCVHHVRDHLSAAPDDDVTRQVRDRTYELVEFLHDVLGVRNFPWAEFPHRVGLHNSCGTLRRLGHASASELNGPAFSKPLALLAGVKGIEFATPSRPDECCGFGGTFCITEEPVSARMGYDKVRDHSAAGASYVVSADMSCLMHQRGCAERLGLPLRFIHIAQILNGARA
- a CDS encoding glycine zipper 2TM domain-containing protein; this translates as MQSLWIALPLAAALMAAPGCSSTPPRSDMPSRVSYAERYGTVESVTVVEKRTDGVGAGAVVGGVIGGLLGHQVGKGHGNTAATIAGAVGGAYVGDKVQDRNNANRVSYRLSIRMDDGRYQTVTQDDGSFAAGDRVEVRGGSVMHR
- a CDS encoding PRC-barrel domain-containing protein; this encodes MLNTPAIPPGGAAISGSAESLNQNPGPGPFLMLADTLTGNDVVNPAGDKLGDIKGIMLDVQRGRIAYAVLSFGGLLGLGDKLFALPWSALLLDTDRKCFVLDADKERLEKANGFDKDHWPSMADPRWASDLHLYYGRRPYWE
- a CDS encoding DUF421 domain-containing protein; protein product: MIEVDWSALFVPSGSLLEIFIRGSVVYLALFIALRLMPRRALGKFGVGDLLAIVLLADAVQNGMAGEYHSVTEALVLAGTILGWALLTDLIDHRFPRLNLVEGERVELVRDGRLLPRNLERQRISEEELMTELRQVGQETLANVRHAYLEGSGQLSVILDVPDRQPIRPRR
- a CDS encoding AsmA family protein, producing the protein MTMPPTPTDPTLPAAAAGEPPPSPPPARRRTSRRQRVAAVLVALLALIGLACWLFQWNWLRPMIERRVSDASGRSFEMRGDLDVKLGLKPRITARELVLGNTPGGSAPEMARVGRLELVVDLPRLFSHRLVLPEVTLENADVLLEKRADGSNNWLFERGEAGGWPLVIGQMAVRQGRLRFLDPQAGTALQADLSLTPGQGGKLPLAATLAGRYRKLDAGVSLRGGPLLSLRDPGRPYPLAGGGKIGKTRFEASGTVTDPLRLAGLSVDFSLAGASMDELYRILGLPLPPTRPYQLRGHLQHSAAVWSLRRFSGRVGASDLGGDFSVDRGKKPQFIEADLRSQRLDLADLAGFIGGRKADGDKTPQPSGKVLPHAEFRLDKLNAANVEARLRGQHITTADWLFEDLDAFMAIRDGQLRLEPLKFGMAGGQLSANIAMDARSTPIATQARIEVQRLQLQRLFPQLQLRKASSGLIGGRVKLAARGNSVAAMLGSASGDAALAMKGGEISKLLLRLANLDVTNTLVVLLTGDKPVPIRCAVADLAADDGRMKVRTLLIDTEKQVITGEGGVDLRNEALDLKLVADPKDVSLVALRGPILIKGTLADPDVRPSLGQAAGRTGLAALLGSVAGPLAILPLVELGGAEDSNCAALLQRSAERGAKAPAKGKGTGKGK
- a CDS encoding VOC family protein, whose amino-acid sequence is MTNDFPAAVPEIPVTDLARALDYYEHALGFKVDWGRDGGGIAGISQGHCRVFVTDESFREYFGNPAPVVIWLNLDSKDAVDALHAKWSGQGARIVHPPESKSWSRLHEFVAGDLDGNVIRVFYNF
- a CDS encoding LutC/YkgG family protein; translation: MSSRVAMLATLRAHARAAVPLPEVPLFDLGLPERLPQFVAMLEKMGGRWIGDPAAEATGDDLDALLRRRFPDALAFCSAVPEVRGTVRIEAIGDARTLAGIDVGVVRAGFAVAETGSVWLSEAQYRLNPLGYLPQHLVVLLDPAEIVPNLHHAYARPEWREARYAVLTSGPSATADIEGVLIRGAQGVRSLTVIALGRASGPAEA